AAACAACTTCAGCAGAACACATCGCCCCTATTGAAGAGATTGCCGACGGACTAATAGTGGTAAATGACCAGTGCGTTGAGATCTCAGAGGGAACACGGTCAAGCGTTACTATAAAGGGCACCTTTCTCGTTATGTTTGAAGGTAATGTCACCATAAACGGAACTAATCATGTCAACtggaaaaaagttgttaaatCCCACCCCGAAGCCCCTCCTTCAACGATAGTAAAGTTTACGGAACATATAAAAACTCTATCATTGCCGTATCTGGAAGAGGTACATGTAAAGAACTTAAAGCATATTGCATCACTACAACAAGAAATGGCAACCAAACATTTGATCTCGATTGGTTCACTGGGGCTAGTGGCTACGATCATCATTTTTATGATAATAGCCTACTTTTGGTCCAGGAAGCAGCGAAAGCTAGCCATCATTGAAGTGATTAGAAACGCCGACACTGCAACTCCACCCGACGTGTAAGAGGCACCCGAGGACGGTCGCTTTCAAAAGGGGGAGTAGTTAACACACATAGCCAAACCACCATCTGCTTATTCATTTCACCTGTAGTGCATCGAAGTGCTTACGATGCAACTTACCTTCCGCGcatggcaacaacagcaataacaacagtatGCGAAATCAGCGACAATAACATTCCCATAGGTACGGAAAGTGCTGACACTTTGTCTGCAGATTAGCGTGTGACAGCAATAACGACAACAACGGCGAACCGCAGTGGCAGCGGCAGCGACGCTTAGGGTAGCGTTAAGTTAGGAATTGGCTTTTGTTTAGGGAAATAGTTAGTCCAAGACCGACTCTGTAATCGAAAAGATTTGGCTGCTCCTGCATAGCAggagaaataaaagtttaaaaaattataagtgaaGAGACTTCATTATTTGTATCAATCGTAGCAGTCACTGTTATACctacttcattaatttttctgtgCAACTCTCTTGTTAATTTTACTGTCATCATAAATTTATCATTCATTTCCAgtgcaataattatttatttacaatttataaatCTGACAAAGACAGTTTTAACTTTCAGTTTATTAagtgatatcatgtaaataaaCACGTGTTGTAAGCTCCCGTCAACAACGGCCATTATCGTACCAGTATATATTGTTCTtaactatttttggaaatagtTTGAAATCAAAACGAAAAAGTGTAGGTGATTAATAAATATACCGGTTTTATTATTGTGAAAGGTAAgtcaaataataagcaaatgaaTACAATATTATGTCACTGTTTTTCATCAATACACTGATAGAAGGATTTATTACCTAttgataatttaattattacctATTAATAATTACAGTGAGCAATGCCAAAAAAACGCAAAGGAGCCAATTTGAGTCGTCGAACGACCATTTCTAGAGCCATGCGAGATATGAGCACGAAGATCAAGCGACCAagttcaagaaaataatgcagaTACGCGTGTGAGAGTGAAGCAGTTACGTGAATCACAATCACAAGAGACACGAGATGAACGAAATCAACAGAGACAATTAGAACGAAGAGAAACTCGCAGATTCATAGTCGACAGACGTAGAGGAATTGACCAACAACGCCAACAAGTTTATCGAGCATTAACATCAGATTTATTTCTTCGACTAGCATTCCAGTACGAGCCTGATGTTGAATATTACACTCATTTCAAAGTGGTTATTGGTACTTTGGAAAAGGAATGCTCGCATTGTCAtgcacttaaatttaaaaatgagcCAGTTGGGATGTGTTGCTCATCAGGAAAAGTACAACTAACTGAAATTGAAACACCACCTGAACCATTGCACGGTTTACTTATCGGCCTGTTCCTGAAGTCAATTCGCAAATTTAATTCATgtttccaaatgacatcgtttggtgcaacagAAATAGTTAATAATATTGCTGCAAACGGTCAACAATTTAATTCCATGTTCAAAATCAAAGACCAAGTATATCACAAAGTGGGCTCATTACTGCCAATGTCAAACGAATCtcacaaatttttacaaatctacTTCATGGGTGGCGAGAACTCCGAACGTGCACTCGCCAATCGCGTGGATGCACGTTGCGACTACCATAATCTCAATTCAGCTTTTGCCAGGCGTATCTTCAATGAATTATTAAAGTTATCCAAATCACACATGCCCAAGCTACAAAGTGACAATCACGCAATTGTCATCAACCCTGATAGAAAACCAGCTGCAGAGCATATACGTAGATTCAACGCACCTGTTGTTGACGACGTTGCTGGAATCATGGTTGGCGACCGTACATCTACGCGACAAATTGTGATTCGAAGAAGAAATAATGATCTTCAGTTCATCAGTGTTTACGAGTGCCACTAGTATACTTACTTGTTGTAGTATACTTAGGAGGTGGGAAATAAAACGCACTGATTTCCACACACCTTATAAAggtttattaattgtaattaatatataaaaaaaaatgtatgtatattttgtttggGTTTTCTGCGAAACCCACGGTGGTACACGGTTGGCGAACTCGCTGCGTCACGTCACTCCCGTCACTTGGGGGTTTATTAAAACCCAATTGCGGTGATTATTGCGGTAGCACAAGTGCAAAGATAAAACGATGATAAACTGAATTTCGCGGACGACTGTCTTTCTTTACGGATGAAACGGTAAGAGGCAATCCCGGTCGAATCAATCCCTTTTGAAGGTTTGGGTGGTGAATAGATGCTGATTACGAGTCGTCTCGTTGATAATCGTGTGGTTGTGGTGTTGTAGTAATGATCGGTGTTAAGTACTGtgtttgatgcgtgtgtgtgtattggtgtaTGCTGTGAAATGTTGTGTGATGAGGTGTTGTGACGTGACGTGATGTGTGGTGATGTGATGTTGCAGAATGCTCATAGCTCATAtgaacatcccggcccccctaggcgaattaaTCGGCTAGGAGCCTTTGTAGCTGTTGTAATGTACTGAGTACAGCGCTCAACCCTGTTGAGCGTCGTTGTTGCTGGCGATGAGCGTGGCGTGGCGGAGATGGCCGCGTACGTCTTGTGGTTGGTTGGGTGCGTCGTCGTCGCCGGATAGGATCGCTGCGTGGTCTGGTACGGGAATTGGTGTGATTGGCTCGTGTGGGAAATCGATGGAACAGAGTGTGGTGCGGCCTGTGGCAATATTGACAGGCACCGTCAGCCCAGCACTCTATGGTGGCGTGGTCATCTGCCAGGCAGGTCATGCAATGTCCGTGAGCCCTTGCAACCTGTTGACGTTGAGCGGGCTTCATGCTTTGGAAGATGGTGCATCGTTTTAGAGCGTGCGGGCGATGGCACAGGCTGCAACATGGAGGTCCCTGTGGCTCTACTAGCTGCTCTTCTCCTATTTCTCTGACTACTGCGGCGGATGGCGGGGGGCGCATAACATTGGCCCTTGGAGCGGCAACGGGTGCAGCCGACGCTTTGGGTGCAGTGATTTCGGACCTTACGgtgttggaggtggtttgggtctcctctacgtccatttctatgggaatataagattgcattaaattgattttatttataatgttatgatgtagttgttgtagctacatatctatacaaatgtatatgtataataagttGGTCTCCAACGcgcttgtttgaatttatttttatgtacggATTATAAATCGGGTTATTTTCGAATTAGcggaattgttttattatttttcgattaattgTGCGAGTTATTTTGCGATTTTGGTTGAAGTTGTTCTTCGCCGTTTGGAAGAAAACACAGTTTGGTGACTGGTCGAGTTAATATGCCGGTTTGTGTTCGCACATCGACTACTCTTATGTGACCATCTGCTCCTCGATGAACCTTTTCAATGCGGCCTAGTCGCCATTCTGTTGGAGGAAGGCATTCGTCCTGTATGATTACGCATTCTCCTGCCTTGGCTTCCTTCTGGGCcgttttccatcgatatctcTTATGGAGATCTTTGAGATAGTCTTCcttccatctgtggctgaattcgtgatggagaatcttgattctttcccatcgatttattaaagtgagtgagtctccttctgtctcaggtatggcgagaagaggagctcctctgaggaaatgacctggtgtaagagctgtgaaatcggagggatcttgcgagagtggtgatataggtcttgaatttaatacggcttcaatacgagtgagtagtgtagtaaactcctcataattgaatttatgattaccagccgttttctttaaatgggacttaaagctttttactgctgattcccaaagtccgcccatgtgtggagaacatggaggtataaattgccaatcgatcccttggggTGCATATTTGTTAACTATTTCAGGGGAGACTTCtttcatgaagtttataaaCTCCTTCTCTGTTGCTCTTTGGGCTCCGACAAAGTTTTTCCCATTAtcgctcattatttttgaaggaaatccgcgtcgtccgacaaagcgtgcaaatgctgcaagaaaagccgcagtagtcagatctgaacaaagctcgaggtgtactgcctttgtcgtaaaacatacaaagacagccacatacccttttctaaatgaagaagaccttaacatggaggcctttatctggaaaggtccagcaaaatcaaccccagtgaTGGTAAAGGGTAGAGCAtagttgcagcgttcaggtggtaaagctgccatgatctgcgtacgcattttGTGTTTGTACATGGTACATGGTTTACACATGAAAATCGTCCTTTTGatttgtggctttagtcgcggtatataaaattcttgacggaccatttgttgcattaagcgatgctcaccatgcagTGTAAGATGGTGCAGATATGCTAGAAAGAGGTAAGTAAAACGGGATTTCTCTGGCATAATGATGGGATGTCGTTCGTTATAACTAAGGCTGGAGTTCGCCaatcttccatttgcccttattaatcccttagaatccaagaatggatttaagacgagaagtgagcttcccttttcgagaggtcgcttttcgagcaactttgatttctctttgctgaaatagcgagtttgtgTACATAATATTAGACTGaccttggcatgttgcaagtcggaaTGCGTTAGTTGTACGCAAAGATCATTTGGTGCtcctttaatttttagtttaagtctTTGAATGAATTTGTGCATGTAAGCGACTACTCTTAGTGCTTTAGCAAATGACGAAAATCGatggagaatatcatcctcttctggagtaatatgaaaattttcaattttccgactttccggcGGTATTATATTACGAGCGGGagactttggccagaattcttgtgattctgttagccatgttggaccattccaccagagtgtagtgctggtgaggtg
The genomic region above belongs to Bactrocera neohumeralis isolate Rockhampton unplaced genomic scaffold, APGP_CSIRO_Bneo_wtdbg2-racon-allhic-juicebox.fasta_v2 ctg3195, whole genome shotgun sequence and contains:
- the LOC126766946 gene encoding uncharacterized protein LOC126766946 is translated as MQSYIPIEMDVEETQTTSNTVRSEITAPKASAAPVAAPRANVMRPPPSAAVVREIGEEQLVEPQGPPCCSLCHRPHALKRCTIFQSMKPAQRQQVARAHGHCMTCLADDHATIECWADGACQYCHRPHHTLFHRFPTRANHTNSRTRPRSDPIRRRRRTQPTTRRTRPSPPRHAHRQQQRRSTGLSAVLSTLQQLQRLLAD